TGTTTCCCATCCTGGGTGCGAGCAACTGCCTCGAGTCGAGTTTCACCGGCTGGGGAGACACGCGAGCGGCGCTCTACATCAACGTCGTTGCGGTCGCAGTAAACCTCGTTCTCGATCCGTTCCTGATCTTCGGCTGGTGGCTGTTCCCCGAACTCGGCGTCAGCGGCGCGGCGCTGGCGACGGGGATCGGCTACGGCTTCGGCTTCCTGTTCGGCCTCGGAATGGCGGTGCGGGGACGCGACGGGTTCGTTCTCTCGCGAGACGTCTGCAAGTTCGACCTCGAGGACTGTCGCGAGATCGTCGACATCGGCTGGCCGACCGCCGGCCAGTACGTCTCGAGCCAGTCGGCGCGCGTCGGAATGGTCTGGCTCGTCGCGCTCGTCGGCGGCGCGACGGGACTGGCAGCGTACACGATCGGCGCCCGGGTCGCGACGATCGCGTTCGTTCCGGCGATGGGACTCCAGCAGGCCGCGCAGAGCATGGTCGGCCAGAACCTCGGGGCGGAACTCCCCGAACGGGCGCGGCGGACGACATGGATCGGCGTCGGCATCGCGAGCGTCAGCCTCACGGCCGTGGGGGCGATCCAGTTGGCGATTCCCGAAACGCTGTCGGTGCTGTTCGTCCCCGACGCGACGCAGGCCGAGGTCGCGATCGCCGCCGACTACCTCCGGATCCTCGCGTACGGCTACTGGGCGATCGGGGCGACGTATCTCCTTCAGGCCGGGTTCAACGGCGCCCGACGGACGCGGACCAGCCTGATCGCGACCCTGCTACAGTACTGGATCATCCGGTTGCCGATCGCACTCGGCGCGGCGCACCTCCTGAACATGGGCGTCATCGGCGTCTTCTGGGGCGTGACGATCTCGAACATCGTCGCCGCGCTCGGACTCGGCGTCTACTACTGGTACGAGACCGAGACCGGAATGAACGTCCGGGCGGTCGAAACCGCGGCTTCGGAGCCCGCGGACTGACTCGATTCCCGGTATCGACGCGCCGCGACAGCTTTACGGCGAAGAATAGAATAACAAGAGCCATGCCTCCTTCGTCACCGGACTGGCTCCACCTCTCGGACGACGAACGGATCGTCTGGGAGAGCCGACCCCACCCGATCACGATGGGGATCAGGGTGCCGATCGCCCTCCTGATCGTCCTCGGCGGGTTCGTACTCGCCGGCTGGAGCGCGGCCGACGGCACCAGTGTCCTCACGTACGCCGGGATCCTCCTCGCGCTCGTCGGAGCCGCCGCCGCGTTCGTCCGGTACATCTTCTGGCGAAACACTCGATACGTGATCACCTCCGCGGAGCTGTACAAGAAACGCGGCGTCGTCTCGCGGGACGTCACCCAGTTCCGACTCGACCGGGTCCAGAACACGACCCTGGAACAGGACGCGATCGGCCGACTGCTCGGCTACGGCGATCTGACGGTGTACACCGCCGGCTCCGGCGACCCGGAGCTCACCTTCGAGCGGACGCCTCGCCCCGAACGAGCGGG
This DNA window, taken from Natronococcus sp. CG52, encodes the following:
- a CDS encoding PH domain-containing protein; its protein translation is MPPSSPDWLHLSDDERIVWESRPHPITMGIRVPIALLIVLGGFVLAGWSAADGTSVLTYAGILLALVGAAAAFVRYIFWRNTRYVITSAELYKKRGVVSRDVTQFRLDRVQNTTLEQDAIGRLLGYGDLTVYTAGSGDPELTFERTPRPERAGSALSDQLNEAVDGTRTRTP
- a CDS encoding MATE family efflux transporter — translated: MLDLDREEITTGSIPKALALLAAPLLVQNLVQVLQQVVDTLWLGRHSLEAVAAVGLTFPLMGLLAAVSIGAGIGTQVLVSQRVGAGNERSARRAVGNGIVVGFVAGSLAGLAVAYFAADIVGVFGAGELVTRYAAAYLVVAALVFPILGASNCLESSFTGWGDTRAALYINVVAVAVNLVLDPFLIFGWWLFPELGVSGAALATGIGYGFGFLFGLGMAVRGRDGFVLSRDVCKFDLEDCREIVDIGWPTAGQYVSSQSARVGMVWLVALVGGATGLAAYTIGARVATIAFVPAMGLQQAAQSMVGQNLGAELPERARRTTWIGVGIASVSLTAVGAIQLAIPETLSVLFVPDATQAEVAIAADYLRILAYGYWAIGATYLLQAGFNGARRTRTSLIATLLQYWIIRLPIALGAAHLLNMGVIGVFWGVTISNIVAALGLGVYYWYETETGMNVRAVETAASEPAD